The Anabaena sp. WA102 genome contains a region encoding:
- a CDS encoding fatty acid desaturase — translation MQLDTIQFNQDPSSQSGEGKEKLPFTLQDLKAAIPAECFQPSVTKSLYYFFRDVLIVGLLYAVANYLDSWYFWPIFWVMQGTMFWALFVVGHDCGHQSFSKHKWLNDLVGHITHTFILVPYHGWRISHRTHHKNTGSLENDESWYPVSESEYDEMPLAQRIGRFYLFLLAYPVYLFKRSPGKEGSHFSPSSPLFKPSEKWDIITSTTLWISMVAVLGLFTYQYGWMWLLKYYAGPYIVFIIWLDLVTFLHHTEPGIPWYRGEEWTFLKGAISSVDRDYGIFNHIHHDIGTHVAHHIFLNMPHYNLLKATEAIKPIMGEYFHESKEPVWKSLWNSAIGCHFVPDTGSKVYYTSKSQNAK, via the coding sequence GTGCAATTAGATACAATCCAGTTTAATCAAGACCCTAGTTCCCAATCTGGTGAAGGTAAAGAAAAGTTACCTTTTACTCTTCAGGATTTAAAAGCTGCTATTCCCGCTGAATGTTTTCAGCCTAGTGTGACTAAATCGCTTTATTATTTCTTTCGTGATGTTCTGATTGTGGGACTGCTGTATGCAGTTGCCAATTACCTAGATTCTTGGTATTTCTGGCCAATTTTTTGGGTAATGCAAGGAACGATGTTTTGGGCTTTGTTTGTAGTTGGTCATGACTGCGGACACCAATCTTTTTCTAAGCATAAGTGGTTAAATGATCTAGTTGGTCATATTACCCATACTTTCATTCTTGTTCCTTATCATGGTTGGAGAATTAGCCACAGAACTCACCACAAAAATACAGGCAGTTTAGAGAATGATGAAAGCTGGTATCCTGTCTCTGAATCAGAGTATGATGAGATGCCTTTAGCGCAAAGAATAGGGCGTTTTTATCTGTTCTTATTGGCTTATCCAGTTTATTTATTCAAGCGTTCTCCTGGTAAAGAAGGTTCTCACTTTTCACCCAGCAGCCCGCTGTTTAAGCCTTCAGAAAAATGGGACATTATCACCAGCACCACCCTTTGGATTAGTATGGTGGCTGTGTTAGGTTTATTCACTTATCAATATGGTTGGATGTGGTTGTTAAAATACTACGCTGGCCCTTATATTGTCTTTATCATTTGGTTAGATTTGGTGACTTTCTTACACCACACTGAACCCGGAATTCCTTGGTATCGTGGGGAAGAATGGACTTTCCTGAAAGGGGCAATTTCTAGTGTTGACCGAGATTATGGGATTTTTAACCACATTCATCATGATATCGGTACTCATGTTGCTCACCACATTTTCTTGAATATGCCTCATTACAATTTGTTGAAAGCGACTGAGGCAATTAAACCAATTATGGGTGAGTATTTCCATGAATCGAAAGAACCAGTTTGGAAGTCTTTGTGGAATTCCGCTATTGGTTGTCATTTTGTTCCAGATACAGGTAGTAAGGTTTATTACACTTCTAAGAGTCAGAATGCAAAATAG
- a CDS encoding AMIN domain-containing protein → MKTRTNQILLSIRVSLFGLIAFTPSISIAQPIAQLNNWEFHPKSQQLKISLSATATPQYFQLMQPPRIVLDLPNTKLGKVLTQKEYSGAIQRIRISQLNANITRIVLDLAPGTQLQTNQIQLQPLSRQKPTRWVLNPHITFSPANSLLTTPSTSLPPSTNLTTNSQQPLITVPPLNSQNPSPIINSPLPPAMLPTPEENKNSSPNNPKEIPIIEFGQPLPSQKF, encoded by the coding sequence ATGAAAACTAGAACTAATCAAATTCTTCTATCTATCAGGGTAAGCTTATTTGGCTTGATTGCTTTCACTCCTAGCATCAGTATTGCCCAACCAATCGCACAACTTAACAACTGGGAATTTCACCCCAAGTCCCAGCAATTAAAAATTAGTCTCTCCGCAACTGCAACACCCCAATATTTCCAACTAATGCAACCACCACGAATAGTTCTCGATTTGCCTAACACCAAATTGGGTAAAGTCCTCACTCAAAAAGAATATTCAGGAGCAATTCAGAGAATTCGTATTTCTCAACTTAACGCCAATATTACCCGAATAGTTCTTGACCTCGCACCAGGAACTCAATTACAAACCAATCAAATACAACTTCAACCTCTTTCTCGACAAAAACCTACGCGCTGGGTCTTAAATCCTCATATTACCTTTTCTCCTGCTAACAGTCTCTTAACCACACCCTCCACTAGCCTACCACCATCCACAAATCTCACCACTAACTCCCAACAACCCTTAATCACCGTCCCACCCCTAAATTCTCAAAACCCCTCACCCATAATCAATTCCCCCCTTCCTCCCGCAATGTTGCCCACACCTGAAGAAAACAAAAACAGTTCCCCAAATAACCCTAAAGAAATTCCCATTATTGAATTTGGTCAACCTTTACCCAGCCAAAAATTTTAG
- a CDS encoding Bax inhibitor-1/YccA family protein: MSNTSNFREAFREAKTHGLVGPNVIANALPYVGGGLVLTALGTYGGLGIIRTNPGLFFPTFIGAVILELILFFVAQNVASKGNKALALPLLGIYSLLSGYTLSGLVFVALRTQGVGIQGIGIAALSCGITFIAARKIGSNLSEADGMALTKTVSLGIVALLVVCLLQFAFALFGVYTPSWLEIGISGIGVFLFAGASVVDFYILPRTYRNDEYLPAALSMYLTYINLFVFILRLLIAINGRD; this comes from the coding sequence ATGAGTAATACCAGTAATTTTCGTGAAGCTTTCCGTGAGGCGAAAACTCATGGACTTGTTGGACCCAATGTCATCGCTAACGCCCTCCCCTACGTCGGTGGTGGATTAGTCCTAACTGCATTGGGAACTTATGGTGGTTTAGGCATTATCCGCACTAACCCTGGACTCTTTTTTCCTACCTTTATTGGGGCGGTAATTCTCGAATTAATTTTATTCTTCGTTGCCCAAAATGTCGCATCCAAAGGTAACAAAGCCCTAGCTTTACCTCTATTGGGTATTTACAGTCTACTATCTGGATACACATTGAGTGGCTTGGTATTTGTGGCTTTGAGAACCCAAGGGGTAGGTATTCAAGGTATTGGTATTGCTGCTCTTAGTTGTGGAATTACCTTCATTGCTGCCCGAAAAATCGGTTCTAATCTTTCGGAAGCAGATGGGATGGCGTTGACAAAAACCGTTAGTTTGGGCATTGTTGCCTTATTGGTGGTTTGTCTTCTCCAATTTGCCTTTGCCTTGTTTGGTGTTTACACACCCAGTTGGTTAGAAATTGGTATCTCTGGTATAGGTGTATTTCTCTTCGCTGGAGCATCAGTAGTTGATTTCTACATCTTGCCTCGCACTTATCGCAATGATGAATATTTGCCAGCAGCTTTGTCAATGTACCTTACCTACATCAACTTATTCGTCTTTATCTTACGCTTGCTTATTGCTATCAATGGTCGTGATTAA
- a CDS encoding DUF3172 domain-containing protein, with protein sequence MRRKSANNRPTNPSKPSMFQSPMFNFVTIAIFGAVLILGIGIGIAFSSTTTLSSSNVASREFIDTRAPNPEICVQYGSSAMVMDARLFVTLNPFNVFVAQPNIRPGCVIRQNNWAILENKKLVTSDQVRECKNRLNTFGFTGDLNSEKPDIRCIYQNESAQNFFLSQPGAVGSPQDTERF encoded by the coding sequence ATGAGACGTAAATCTGCTAATAATAGACCAACTAATCCGTCTAAACCCTCTATGTTCCAATCCCCGATGTTTAACTTCGTCACCATTGCCATTTTTGGAGCGGTGCTGATTTTGGGAATTGGGATTGGGATTGCGTTTAGTTCGACAACTACATTGAGTTCATCAAATGTGGCTTCCCGTGAGTTCATTGATACTAGAGCGCCAAATCCTGAGATTTGTGTGCAGTATGGATCTAGTGCAATGGTGATGGATGCCAGACTCTTTGTAACTCTTAATCCCTTTAATGTCTTTGTTGCCCAGCCAAATATCCGTCCTGGATGTGTTATTCGTCAAAATAACTGGGCTATTTTAGAAAATAAAAAACTTGTAACATCAGACCAGGTAAGAGAATGTAAGAATCGTCTCAATACCTTTGGGTTTACAGGGGACTTAAATAGTGAAAAGCCAGATATTAGATGTATTTATCAAAATGAATCGGCTCAAAATTTCTTTTTATCTCAACCGGGGGCTGTGGGAAGTCCTCAAGATACGGAAAGATTTTAA